Below is a genomic region from bacterium.
TTTGAGCGAAAAAGTGGTTGTGATGCGACAAAATTGCTGGTATAATAATAACTTTGTATTCTGGATTCTCCTCTGGTTTCTCTGATTGTGATTGCAGGGGGAAAATGCTGCATCAGTCAGAAGAATGAAAACCTATTGTACCTAATTTCCCTTGGGAAATAAACCCTTAATTAATCTTATTCATACAAGGAGTAAAAAATGGCAGAGCATCTATCAGTAAAAAAAAGAACACGACAGGATAAAATCAGAGCTTTAAGAAACCGCAGCCGACGGTCTAATTTACGTACTACCATTAAAAAGGTTTTAACCTCAGTTGCTGATAACAATGTCAGCCAGGCACAAGCTACGTTACAAGAAGCAATCTCTGCCATTGACCGGGCGGTTGCAAAAAATATTATTCACAAAAATAATGCAGCCAGAAAAAAATCCCAACTTATGCGTAAGATTAATGCCCTGGCTCCGTCTAAAAGTTAAATCTGCGAGTAAAACTCGCCGATGAAACCCAAAAGACTGGGCAATCAGCAGAGCCCGGATAAAAAAGATCAGAGGTGAGTTTTATTCTCTCGAAGCTGAAAGCTGCCTGAAAATTTTCGGGAAGACGCGCAACGAGATTTAATTATGGGAGTTGGGGGACCAAGAAGGCCTGAATACCAATGAGACCATCCGCCGATGATGCTCAGGATGGGTGGTCTTATTGAAGAGGGCGATTTCCCTCCTAAAAATTATTCCATATAATCTTATCCAGGTAAATATATAATAGGCTTATTCCTATTTTTTCATAGGGATAGAGGTGTCTTTTTATGCCCGCCGCCAGACCCCGCAAGATGAGGGAATCCGGAATCATGGGGAAGATAAGCTTCTTAATTCAGCGGCGCGATGTTCTTGCCTGATTTATACGCTTTTCAGCTACAGGGAGAAAAGTACCTACTCAGGTAGAGAGGACAGGTATTGAGACTGGAAAGGAGATAATACAACTGTCAGAGGGGCTCTCTGCTGTCAGCCTCACGAAGGTTTGGTACACGACATGGCAAATCCGCGGCCGGTTAGACTCAACCAGGGGATCGCGTACAGCCTTTCGGCCTCCAGGTTCAGCCACCCGAGCAGCTAAAAAGAGAATATACAATCTGAGCTTGACGAGGGTAATCAGAAGGAGGTGATTGCAGTAACGTTTGGTCTTTAAGCTCTGTGAGAATTCAGTTATCTTATCGAAATTCACAAAAATCTAATTGTTATTACATGTAAGGAGAGAGATCATGAGAAAGAATTGGTTATTGAAAGCTGCCACGGCTGTCATTACTCTGTTTGTTATCGGGTCGTTAGTTGCAGTGCCCGGAGTTAAGGCCCAGGAAGAAAGTAACACCGAGATTGTGAGAGAAGATCAGCAGCTCCTTTACGGCAGCTTATATGGCAGCGGTCTGTACGGCGGATATGGCCTGTATGGCAGCAGTCTCTATGGAGCTTATGGACTCTATGGCAGCGGTCTGTATAGCGGCTATTATGGCCTCGGCAGCCTCTACGGTGGCTATGGCAGCTACGGACTGTACGGCAGTGGCCTCTATGGCGGCTATTATGGCCTCGGCAGCCTCTATGGCGGTTATGGCATCTACGGACTGTACGGCGGCAGCCTGTACGGTGGCCTTTATGGATTATATGGCAGCAGCCTGTATGGTGGATATGGCCTGTATGGTGGCCTCTATGGTGGTCTCTATGGTGGTCTCTATGGAAGCATGTACGGCTATGGCAGTCCTTTTGGAATCAACAACCTGTACTACACAGTCGAGACGGGTACCGGCGTAAATTACCAGATACCCTTTATGCAGATTGCTCCACTGCTTGGCGTGGCTGGCCTCTATAATCAGCTTTTCCCGAGTCTGTTCACTCCTGCGACAACTTCGACCGGTGCTCCGGGAAGCGTAATTTTCTAAGCGGCTATCTGCCTTAATGTTCTCCATTTGCAGAGCGCAGGGGGGATATCCATACCAGGGTATCCCCCTGATTATTTTAATAGTTCCCCTCCTCCTTTCCCCCCGGCTTTTCCAGAGGAACCCATTCCCATAGCTCTCAAACCCAAGGTGACTGTTTTCTCACATTTTTTCCTAAAAAATTTGCTCATTCACCCTGTTTCGTGATATATTGTGAAGGAGTAGAGATTTAAACTGTAATTCATTAATAGAATAGAAAACAGCTTAAACATCCTGGAAAGCTTTTGAACCCATCTTTATGGCTTATATGGCAGTGTTGTATGTCAATATTCAAAGAACATACCATACAGCTAATCTTCGACCGAAAACTCAATATCTTTCAAAACTTGCCTGTATCTTTTTATCCGTTAATCCATGAAAGGGTTCAATATAAACCTTGAGTTTAATAGAAACGATTCTATGAGTAACTTAACATAAGGTGAGGTAAACGATTTGAATGCCGGGCAATTGTTCTTAAATCATACTAAATTATCTGAGCTGATCGATCCTAAGATGGTAATTTTCAATCTCCGGGGTAGGGAGAAGACATCCGCCTTAAAAGAAATGGTTGACTGTGTTTATCAGTTCCATGACTTTGAAGGGAACAAAGATGTTTTGGAAAGGATACTGGACAGAGAGTCCCTGTCGTCAACAGGGGTAGGGAATGGTTTTGCTTTCCCGCATGCCAGGATAAAAACACAGGACGGACCGATTATCTGCCTCGGAATAGCCAGAGACGGCATTGATTTTAATGCAATCGATGATAAACCGGTCCATGTTATTCTCTTGATTATCTGGAAACCGAATGTCCCCGGCCTCTTTAATCACCTGTTTGGCGGTCTGGCCAGATTCCTGCTGGGAAATCCCGGAATGAAAGAAAAACTCCTCGAAGTCCAGTCCTATGAGCAGGTAGCCCAGATTTTTTCGCAGGTCGAATTGCAGATTTCCCCTGATCACGCTAATATCCAGGGGGCCAAACTGCTCTGGAAGCTCCAGACACTGATGAATCTGCTGAAAGGTATCGGCCCCGGAGTGGAAAGGTCTCAAATTGAAAGAGAGATCAAGCTTATCCGGGAAGAATTGGACCAGTCGATTGTAGCCCGATTCGATCGGCTGACCGAGAAATTCGGGGCCGGAGTTTTTAAAATTAAAGATGGAGTATGCCAGGGCTGCATGATTAAATTGTCCACTTCACTCGCGGCTACGGTACATAACAGTAATGATATTTTCGTGTGTCCGAAGTGCGGGAGGTACATTGTCGATTGATCCTGGCCAGTAGTATGGTTTCGAGCTCTCGTTATCGATAAATTGACTATTGACTGTTGTTAAGCTCCGCCGCTGTTTTCCTTCCAGGATTACTCCTGGAGATGGCTCCCTCGTGAAGCAGGCTGGTTCTTCCTCCTGGTGTGCAGTCGTGATTTTTGCAAAAATCACGACCTTCAGACATGGCTAACACTCCCCTTGCCGGTAAACCTCATGTTTACCGGCAAGGGGTATTTCTGTCCGGAAGGAGGTGGTGGGCAAAGCAGAAAAACACGCATCGTTCTGTTTTTGCCATATCTTTTTCTCATTATTTACTAATGCCTGGTTATATGAGGAGTAAGATCATGACGTCCAAAAAAATTCTCGGTATTTTTATTGCCCTCTTAGCTTGCCTTATCTTTTCCACTGCAACTCCGAAGACCTCGGAAGCCTACTATGGCCTTGGCGGCCTGTATGGCCTTTATGGCGGCCTGGGATATTATGGCGGGCTCTACGGACTGGGCCTCTATGGACTGGGCCTCTATGGCGGCCTTTACGGCATGGGCCTCTATGGCGGGCTCTACGGACTGGGCCTCTACGGACTGGGCCTCTATGGACTGGGCCTCTATGGCGGCCTTTACGGTATGGGCCTCTACGGCCTTGGAGATCCCCTGGGCCTCGGCCTCTATGGTATGGGCCTTTATGGCGGCCTGCTGGGAGGCATGCCGGGCTTACTGGGCTTGGGCGCTCTCGCTGGTCTCAGCGGCCTGCTGGGAAACTGGGGAACAACGAGCATCACCACGACTTTCGGAACCCCCCCGGCCACAGTCACCACACCAGCAGTTACACCAACAGCTCCAGCAACCACACCTTCTATTATCGTAACCTGATGGAAGGTTATACTGCGAACGGGTGAATATTGAACTTTTTGCTCAGGAGCCAGGAGCCAGGAGCCAATACCTTCTTCTGAATTCTGACTCCTGACTCCTGGCTCCTCTGAAAAAGTTCAGTTCCAAGCCGTTTATAGTATAACTTATCCGTAAAATGTTGAACCTGGCAACAACGCCACACAGGGGGGATCAGGCCCCTTTCCTTTTCCCCCCTGTGTTTACCTGGGCCGGCCGGCCAATCGATCATCCTTAATTATAACAACAACTAACCATCCATAGTAATTACGGGGCCAGAATGGTTACTTCAATCCGACGGTTCATTCTTCTTCCCTCAGCCGTAACATTGGAGGCAATCGGCTTTGTTTCACCAGCGCCAATGGCCTCCATCCGGTTGGCGTCCACACCCAGCGATCTCAGGTATTCCATCACCGACCTGGCTCTTTCCTGGGATAGCTTTCTATTAAAGTCGCTGCTGCCGGTAAAGTCAGTGTGACCGGAAATGATCATCTTCCGATCGGGAAACATATCTGCAGCCTGTTTGACGCTGGCCAGGGTCTGGTAATGCTCCGGCTTCAAGCTGGACCGTCCGCTGTCGAAATTGATACTGCGAAGTACAATGGTGATATTGTTTGACGGGTCCAGCTTGACTTCAGCCTGCTGCTGGGGTGGAAATATCTTTTGGAGCGCTTTCACCTTTTCTTCCGCTGCCCTTCTTGCCTCGAGTGCGGCTCCGGTGAGCTCGAGCTCGGTAGAAATTCTCTTTTTGGACTCTTCCGCCTCTCTGATCCTGGCCTCAGCCTGAAGCCTGGCCTGCTCGGCCTCCTTGATTTGCTGCTGGGCCCTTGCCAGCGCCTGCTCCTTGGAGCTGAGTGTCTGATTATACGCCTCTTCCTGCTGCTTTAACTCATTGATGGCCTGATCGATTTCGGCAACCGCTACCGAAAAGCCTTTGTCAAATTCAGGCTTCACTCCCAGGCTGGAGGCAATCTTGTTGAGATCAGCCTCCCTTTGCAGGAAGAGCTTCTCATAATTGGCTCTGTCTCCCCTGAAGTCCTTAACCTTCTGGGCCAGGAATCTGGCTTTGCGGGCCTGGTACTCGCCTTCATTCACCTTCTGCATGGCCAGTTGCTCATTATAGCGGTCCTGGGCCAGGGACTGCATGGCCTCATCACGATATTTGACGGCTGACTTGTAAGTCTCCGGAGCCCACTTATGAGCACCCTCTTTTTCAATTTCCCTGATCTGTTTATCCAATCCTCCGACCACCTTGTGCTGAATGGCCTGAAGCTCGGCCAGACGATAGTTGCCGGTGGCCTCCTGGGCTTTCTCGCGGGCATTGCCCATCTTCCCCTTTTCCACCTGAGAGGCTGCATCTAAAAAGGATTTATCCGCCTTTTTATAAGCAGTCAGATCCATTTTATGCGCCTGGGCGGCAATGGCCTTGTCCCGGCTGGCGATCATGTCCGGAAAGTTGCTCTGCATGGATTGTGCGGTATCAATGGCTTTTCTGGCCAGTTTTTCCGACTCCTGTAAATGCTTCTGGATATCGGTCTTGGATTTTCCCTTTTCAAATTTGTCTTCCGCTGTAAAGTATTCTTTTGTCGCTTTCCGGTATATTTCGGGAGCAAACTCATCAGCCCGCTCTGAAGCAGCCTGATCCAGCATGCTCTTGGCTGGATAAAAAAGCTCACTTTTCGGCTCCCCAAGCTCTGTCCTGGCCGGCAGCCTTGTACAGGCAAAGGACATGATGAGGAGAATTCCAATGCTCAGGTATTGCATAACTCGAAAACTCTGTCTTTCCATTTTTAATTCCCCCATTTTATATCTT
It encodes:
- the rpsT gene encoding 30S ribosomal protein S20, which encodes MAEHLSVKKRTRQDKIRALRNRSRRSNLRTTIKKVLTSVADNNVSQAQATLQEAISAIDRAVAKNIIHKNNAARKKSQLMRKINALAPSKS
- a CDS encoding PTS sugar transporter subunit IIA, with the translated sequence MFLNHTKLSELIDPKMVIFNLRGREKTSALKEMVDCVYQFHDFEGNKDVLERILDRESLSSTGVGNGFAFPHARIKTQDGPIICLGIARDGIDFNAIDDKPVHVILLIIWKPNVPGLFNHLFGGLARFLLGNPGMKEKLLEVQSYEQVAQIFSQVELQISPDHANIQGAKLLWKLQTLMNLLKGIGPGVERSQIEREIKLIREELDQSIVARFDRLTEKFGAGVFKIKDGVCQGCMIKLSTSLAATVHNSNDIFVCPKCGRYIVD
- a CDS encoding OmpA family protein, giving the protein MERQSFRVMQYLSIGILLIMSFACTRLPARTELGEPKSELFYPAKSMLDQAASERADEFAPEIYRKATKEYFTAEDKFEKGKSKTDIQKHLQESEKLARKAIDTAQSMQSNFPDMIASRDKAIAAQAHKMDLTAYKKADKSFLDAASQVEKGKMGNAREKAQEATGNYRLAELQAIQHKVVGGLDKQIREIEKEGAHKWAPETYKSAVKYRDEAMQSLAQDRYNEQLAMQKVNEGEYQARKARFLAQKVKDFRGDRANYEKLFLQREADLNKIASSLGVKPEFDKGFSVAVAEIDQAINELKQQEEAYNQTLSSKEQALARAQQQIKEAEQARLQAEARIREAEESKKRISTELELTGAALEARRAAEEKVKALQKIFPPQQQAEVKLDPSNNITIVLRSINFDSGRSSLKPEHYQTLASVKQAADMFPDRKMIISGHTDFTGSSDFNRKLSQERARSVMEYLRSLGVDANRMEAIGAGETKPIASNVTAEGRRMNRRIEVTILAP